From the Quercus lobata isolate SW786 chromosome 6, ValleyOak3.0 Primary Assembly, whole genome shotgun sequence genome, one window contains:
- the LOC115994655 gene encoding lipid phosphate phosphatase epsilon 2, chloroplastic, producing MSLRPTLLYRPNFNFFPSNTPKLKPINSSKLFVDSSVSKLSSLGGFVSNKGFSDINYRMLGTNNMVQLNSTCALRGDEGDEGFQVLEQEAVVNGFSKLSPEFKPDGLEATLNQSSKWLVAALFGGVILWRHDVEAMWAAMGSVVNVMLSLKLKHILNQERPVSTLKSDPGMPSSHAQSIFFTVTFTFLSIIEWLGINEITIAIGVLALAFGSYLSWLRVSQLFHTVSQVVVGAVLGTIFSILWYLSWDAIVLKAFNSSFWVRAIVVLGAAGFCLGFLVHVVRYWLRDEDEISK from the exons ATGTCACTGAGGCCCACTTTATTGTACCGACCCAACTTCAACTTTTTTCCCAGTAACACTCCTAAGCTCAAGCCTATAAATTCTTCGAAGTTGTTTGTTGATTCATCTGTATCAAAGTTGAGTTCTTTAGGTGGGTTTGTCTCAAACAAAGGTTTTTCTGACATAAATTATAGAATGTTGGGTACCAACAACATGGTTCAATTGAATTCAACTTGTGCTCTCAGAGGTGATGAGGGCGATGAAGGTTTTCAAGTGCTTGAACAGGAAGCAGTTGTTAATGGGTTTTCTAAGTTAAGTCCAGAATTTAAGCCTGATGGGCTGGAAGCCACCCTCAATCAATCG AGCAAGTGGCTTGTAGCTGCCCTTTTTGGTGGTGTCATTCTTTGGAGGCATGATGTAGAAGCTATGTGGGCTGCTATGGGGTCTGTTGTAAATGTGATGCTCTCACTTAAGCTCAAACATATACTAAACCAAGAGCGACCTGTTTCCACATTGAAATCTGACCCTGGGATGCCATCTTCACATGCGCAATCCATTTTCTTCACTGTCACGTTTACTTTTCTGTCAA TTATTGAATGGCTAGGGATAAACGAAATCACCATAGCAATCGGTGTTCTTGCCTTGGCATTTGGTTCTTACCTT TCATGGCTACGGGTCTCACAACTCTTTCATACAGTAAGCCAAGTTGTCGTGGGAGCTGTCTTGGGAACCATTTTCTCTATTCTGTGGTATTTGTCTTGGGATGCTATTGTGCTAAAAGCATTCAACTCCTCGTTCTGGGTTCGAGCAATTGTTGTTCTGGGAGCTGCTGGATTTTGCCTAGGCTTTCTTGTACACGTAGTTCGTTATTGGCTTAGGGATGAGGATGAAATCTCTAAATAG
- the LOC115994654 gene encoding putative pentatricopeptide repeat-containing protein At3g47840 — protein MVLSVRPLIFRRLFTSSTIAYTECRDLLFSEAKLHPLELAQKTHLVSHVDMLEVNSQLKQLVKAGDLNAARRMFDKMPHRDEISWTNMISGYVNASDSCEALVLFSNMWVQPGVRMDHFVLSLALKACALNMNLYYGELLHGYSVKSSFVNSVFVGSALVDMYTKVGKIQQGCRVFDEMPVRNVVSWTAVITGLVQAGYAKEGLVYFSEMQRSKVEYDSYSFAIALKACADFGALNYGREIHAKTMKKGFNESSFVANTLATMYNKCGKLVYGMRLFEKMRTQDVVSWTTIITTLVQMGQEEHAIEAFMKMKGSDVSPNEYTFAAIISGVANLAITECGEQLHAHVLRIGLVDSLSVANSIITMYSKCGQLMSASMVFHGMTRRDIVSWSTIIAAYSQGGYGEEAFEYLSWMRREGPKPNEFAFASVLSVCGSLAILEQGKQLHAHVLSIGLEHTAMIQSALINLYSKCGSIKDASKIFDVAENEDIVSWTAMINGYAEHGCSQKAIDLFVKIHTGGLKPDSVTFIGVLTACSHAGLVDLGFHYFTLMINEYRINPSKEHYGCMIDLLCRAGRLNDAERMIKSMPFQRDDVVWSTLLRACRIHGDVDRGIRAAEEILKLDPNCAGTHITLANIYASKGRLSESANVRKIMKSKGVIKEPGWSWIKVKNLLSAFVAGDRSHPQGEDIYCMLDLLASRTEIAIQEVGSLLNDVED, from the coding sequence ATGGTTTTATCAGTTAGGCCTCTTATTTTTAGGAGATTATTTACTTCATCAACCATTGCTTACACTGAATGCAGAGACCTCCTGTTTTCGGAGGCAAAACTACACCCATTAGAGTTAGCTCAGAAAACCCATTTAGTTAGTCATGTAGATATGCTTGAAGTTAATTCTCAGTTGAAGCAGTTAGTGAAAGCGGGTGATTTGAATGCTGCTCGTAGGATGTTCGATAAAATGCCTCATAGAGATGAGATTTCATGGACCAATATGATTTCTGGCTATGTCAATGCCTCGGATTCTTGTGAAGCACtggttttgttttcaaatatgTGGGTTCAGCCTGGAGTTCGAATGGACCACTTTGTGCTTAGTCTTGCACTCAAGGCTTGTGCACTCAATATGAACTTGTATTATGGGGAACTGTTACATGGGTATTCAGTGAAATCTAGTTTTGTGAATTCGGTTTTTGTGGGAAGCGCCCTTGTTGACATGTACACCAAGGTTGGTAAAATTCAGCAAGGTTGTAGAGTCTTTGATGAGATGCCGGTAAGGAATGTAGTATCGTGGACTGCCGTTATAACTGGGCTTGTTCAAGCTGGTTATGCTAAAGAGGGACTGGTTTACTTTTCTGAAATGCAGAGATCAAAGGTGGAGTATGATTCATATTCATTTGCTATTGCATTGAAAGCATGTGCTGATTTTGGTGCTCTGAATTATGGGAGGGAAATCCAcgcaaaaacaatgaaaaaaggGTTCAATGAGAGCTCATTTGTGGCTAATACTCTTGCTACCATGTACAACAAATGCGGAAAATTAGTCTACGGGATGCGCTTGTTTGAAAAAATGAGGACCCAGGATGTGGTTTCATGGACAACAATTATAACAACACTTGTTCAGATGGGTCAGGAGGAGCATGCAATTGAAGCATTTATGAAAATGAAGGGATCAGATGTTAGTCCAAATGAGTACACTTTTGCGGCTATTATCTCTGGTGTTGCCAATCTTGCAATAACAGAATGTGGTGAACAATTACATGCCCATGTTTTACGTATAGGTCTTGTCGATTCTTTGTCAGTGGCAAATTCCATCATTACCATGTACTCAAAATGTGGGCAGTTGATGTCAGCTTCAATGGTGTTTCATGGTATGACCAGAAGAGACATTGTTTCATGGAGTACTATAATTGCAGCATATTCTCAGGGAGGTTATGGGGAAGAAGCCTTTGAGTATCTATCATGGATGAGAAGAGAAGGACCTAAACCAAATGAGTTTGCTTTTGCTAGCGTGCTGAGTGTATGTGGAAGTCTGGCAATTCTTGAGCAAGGGAAGCAACTACATGCTCATGTCTTGTCCATTGGCTTAGAACACACAGCTATGATACAAAGTGCTCTAATTAATTTGTACTCTAAATGTGGGAGTATAAAAGATGCTTCAAAAATCTTTGATGTGGCAGAAAATGAAGATATTGTGTCATGGACTGCCATGATTAATGGTTATGCTGAACATGGGTGCAGCCAAAAAGCCATTGATTTGTTTGTGAAGATACACACAGGTGGTTTAAAACCAGACTCTGTGACCTTCATCGGTGTTCTTACTGCTTGTAGCCATGCTGGACTTGTTGATCTTGGTTTCCACTACTTCACTTTGATGATTAATGAGTACCGGATAAATCCTTCAAAAGAACATTATGGATGCATGATTGATCTCCTCTGCCGAGCTGGAAGATTAAATGATGCAGAGCGCATGATCAAAAGTATGCCGTTTCAACGGGATGATGTTGTATGGTCTACTCTGCTTCGAGCATGTAGGATACATGGAGATGTTGACCGTGGAATACGCGCTGCAGAGGAGATTCTTAAATTAGATCCAAATTGTGCAGGAACTCATATTACCCTGGCTAACATTTATGCTTCCAAAGGGAGATTAAGTGAATCAGCAAATGTAAGGAAGATTATGAAATCAAAAGGAGTGATTAAGGAGCCAGGATGGTCTTGGATAAAGGTGAAGAATCTGCTTTCTGCTTTTGTTGCTGGGGATCGGTCTCATCCTCAAGGTGAAGATATATACTGCATGTTGGACTTACTAGCTTCAAGGACAGAAATTGCAATTCAGGAAGTGGGTTCCCTTCTAAATGATGTGGAAGATTAG